In [Mycobacterium] stephanolepidis, the genomic window GGATAGGGCGAACGGGGTTCGGCGAGATTGTCGTCGCCGTCGTCCCACACCATCACCAGACCCAAATTGGCCACCGGGGCGAACACCGCGGCTCTGGTACCGATCACCACGGTCGCATCTCCACGCAGTACCGCCAGCCAGCGCCGGTACCGCTCCGCGGGTCCGAGTTCCGCCGAGAGTGCAATAACATGCCGTGCCCCAATATGTTTCACACACTCAGCGGACAATGCATCGATATCGCGCTGATCCGGGACGACTGCGAGCACCCCCCTGCCGGTGCCGTGAGCCGCCACTGCGGCCTCGGCGATGCGAGTGCACCAGGCCTCGCCGGGCAGTGCCTGCCACACCGCGCGTGCGGCCCGGCCCTGCGAGAGTGCCTCGAGAAATCCCTCGCCACGCTGGTAACGAGCCCAGCCCGAACCGTCGACCACCGGCGGTTCGAAGTCATCGGCTGCCGCCGGGCGCGTTTCCTTCTCGGCCCGCGCATGACGTGGCGGCAGGGCGAGGCGCAGCACGTCGGCACGGGTTCCCGCGTATCGGGCCGCCACCGCGTCAACGAGCCTGCGCACATCCGGCGTCAGCACCCGCGTCGGTGATACGACGCGATCCAGCCACCCGAGCTTGCCCGCGTGATCGCTTTCGGAACGGCGTTCCAGCAGGATCGCGTCTACCAGCCGACCATGGAACCGCACCCGCACCCGCACTCCGGGCTGGGCGTCGTCGGATTGCTCGGCGGACACCAAATAGTCGAACTCACGATCCAGATGCGGCACCGTGAGCAGCGGCAGCACTCGAGCAACCGGCTCGTGCTCGGCCACCACCCGCGTCGCAGTCACCTGGTGGTTCTAGCAGACGCCCCCGACTCGCAGGTCAGCACCCGTTACAGTGACGGCATGACCGCCACCGAAACCGGCATCGACCCGATCATCCTCAAGATCCTGGAAGCTGTTCCGATTCAGCTCGTTTCGCCGGACGGGCCGCAGGCTTCCCGGGACGCGTATCGCGCGATCGCCACCGCGCGCCCGCCATGGATCGAGGTGGCCAAGGTAGAGGACCGCACCATCCCGGGCCCCGCAGGTGAGATACCGATACGTATCTACTCTCCGTCCGCGGACGGAGTGCACCCGGTGTTTGTGCTGATCCACGGGGGCGGGTGGGTGATCGGCGACCTCGATACCCACGACGCGGTCGGCCGCGCCGCGGCAGTTCAGGCCGACGCCGTGGTGGTGTCGGTTGACTATCGACTGGCACCGGAGCATCCCTACCCGGCGGCGGTCGAAGACTGCTGGGCCGCGCTGCAATGGGTGCACCAGCACGCCGCGGAGTTCGGCGGCGATCCGGATCGCCTTGCCGTCGGTGGCGATTCCGCCGGCGGAAACCTGTCCGCGGTGCTGGCTCAACTGGCCCGCGATAACGGCATTCCGCTGGCCTTCCAGGTGCTGTGGTACCCGGCCACCACGTTCGACGTGACGCTGCCGTCGATGATCGAGAATGCCGAGGCACCCGTCCTGGATGTCAAGGCGGTCGCCGGGCTGAGTAAGTGGTATCTCGGGGACACCAATCCCGCCACCGCGGGCCCCACGCTGGTCCCGGCCCGCGCCGAGAGCTTCGAGGGGCTGGCCCCGGCGTTCATCGGGACCGCGCAATTCGATCCGCTGCGCGACGACGGCGCCACGTACGCCGAGCTGCTCAGCGGCGCCGGGGTGCCGGTGGAGCTGCACAACGCGTCCACCCTAATCCACGGCTACCTGGGCTACGCCGATATCGTGCCCGCCGCCACCGAAGAGCGCGATCGTTCCCTGGCCGCCCTCAGGAAGGCGTTGCACGGCTAGCCCGGCCCGATCCCACACTCAACCCATACATCAGCACGCCCCCCAAGAGCGCTCCAGCCGGCCACGAAAGTGCCGTCAGGCTTTGCGCCGAGGGCACGAGCGCGATGGCGACCGCCGCCGCGCCGGAAACTCCCAGTGCGATCAGGGCCGCGGGGTTGAACCCGCGGGTGTAGTAGTAGGCGCCCTCGGTGGACTCGGAGTACAGGTCGGCGGTGTTGGTGCGCTGACGACGTAGCAGGTAGTAGTCCACTACGAGGATTCCGAACACCGGACCCATGAGCGCACCGACCCCGCCGAGGAAGTACACGATGGCGGCCTCGTTCCCCCAGATCTTCCAGGGAAGCACCGCGACCGACAGGATCGCCGTGATGATGCCCCCGGTGCGAAACGAGATGTATTTCGGTGCGACATTGGAGATGTCGTAGGACGGGGACACGAAGTTGAGTACCACGTTGATGCCGACGGTGGCGATGGCGAAGAGAATCGCCGCGACCACAACAATGGCATCGGAGTCGATATTGGCGAGCAACTCCACGGGATCAGTCATCGCACTGCCGTACTTCTTCAGCGCGGCAAGCGATATGACGATCGAGATCACCACGAAGGCGGTCTCGTTCAGCGGGATGCCCAGTGCGTTCCCCCGCAGAATCGCCCGTCTACTCGGGGCAAAGCGTGCGAAGTCCGCGTAGTTGACCAGGGGGCCTGCCATGAACGCGACCATCAGGAATGCGACGCCGATGAATGCGAGCACCGTGGGCCCGGGCGCCAGCGGCGGGCCCACCCGCGCACCGAAGTCGATGCTCCAACCCACACTGGCCAGCATCCAAATCGCCAGCGCGATCATCCCGATCCAGACGACCGGACCGGCCACATCGGATGCCTTCCGAACGATCTCCATGCCGTAGTTGAGGATCAGCAGCTGCACGGTCCACAGCGTCAGGAACGCGGCCCATCCCAGTGCATGCAAACCCAGGAACGTCGGCTCGGTCCAGGACCGTAGCCCGGGATCCAGCCGCAATAGCAGCACGATGACCGCGGTGGATGCCAGATAGGTCTGGATTCCGTACCAGAAGATGGCTACCAGCCCGCGTAGTAGTGCAGGCACGTTGGCGCCGAAAACCCCGAAGGTGGCGCGCGCGAAAACCGGGAAGGGCACCCCCAGCCGCTGGCCGGCGATCCCGATCAGGTTGCTTCCGCCCCAGAGCACCAGTACCCCGGTGAACAGCGCGAGCATGGTCTGCCAGCCCGTCAGCCCCAACGCGAGCATACCCACGGCGAATCCGTAGCTGCCAAGACTGTGCGCCGAGGTCATCCAGAGGCAGAAGATGTCCCAGGTCCGCCAGGTGGCCTGTCCGGCCGTCGTGGGCGCCAGGTCTTCGTTACTCAGCCTGCCGACCGCCGACACCGGCGTGAGCTCTCCCTCTGTTGTGGTCATCAGCTCTTCGCCGTGATGTGTTGCGACAGAGCGGGAATGATCGTCTCTCCGTACACCCGCAGCGTCTCCTCCTTGTTGTCGTGCTGCAGATATCCGGCGAATTGGTCCACCCCGAGCGCCTTGAGCTCCAACAACTTTGAGATGTGATCCGCCGCGGTACCGAGCACGCAGAAGCGATCGACGATGTCATCGCTCACGAACTCCGCATGAGTATTACCGGCCCGTCCGTGCTGGTTGTAGTCGTACCCCTGCCGTCCGCTGATGTAGTCGGTAAGAGACTGTGGCACTTGTCCGTTGGATCCGTACCTGGACACGATGTCGGCAACGTGGTTGCCTACCATTCCGCCGAACCACCGGCATTGGTCGCGCATATGCGTCCAGTCCGATCCCACATACATGGGTGCGGCTACGCAGATCCGCACCTCCGCGGGATCACGTCCGGCCGCCGCGGCGGCATCACGCACCGCACCGATCATCCACCGTGCGATGTCGATATCGGCCAGCTGCAGGATGAACCCGTCGGCTACCTCACCAGCCAGGGCGAGCGCCTTGGGGCCGTATGCCGCGACCCACACCTCAAGTTCAGATCCTCGACTCCACGGGAATTGCATGGTGGCACCGTGGTATTCGACAGGCCGCGAGTTTGCGAGCTCCCTGATGACGTGGATTGATTCGCGCAGTGTGGTCAACGTCGTGGGCGCGCCGCCGGTCACCCGCACCGCCGAATCGCCACGGCCGATACCGCAGATCGTGCGGTTTCCATACATGTCGTTGAGGGTGGCGTACAGTGACGCGGTGACGGTCCAGTCCCGCGTCGCCGGGTTGGTGACCATGGGTCCCACCACAATCCGCGTGGTTTCATGCAGGATCTGGCTGTAGAGCACGTAGGGCTCCTGCCACAACAGGTGTGAATCGAAGGTCCACAGATGGGTGAAGCCATGCGCCTCGGCGAGTTTCGCCAGCTGTACGGTCCGCGCCGCCGGTGGATCACATTGCAAGACAACCCCGAAGTCCATCGCAGACCCTCTCTATCGACCGACCTCAGATGAGGTATTGACACAGGTCGCGGCGCATGAAAGCGCCGTCTCCCTTGCTGCCCAGATATTCGTCGCCGTCGACGATTACCTTCCCGCGGGAGAGCACGGTGTCGACGTGCCCGTCGATCTCATATCCCTCCCACGCCGAGTGGTCCATGTTCATGTGATGGGTCTTACCCAACCCGATCGAGGTGTGCCCGCGGGGATCGTAGACAACGATGTCCGCGTCGGCACCCGGCGCGATCACTCCCTTGCGCCCGTACAGCCCGAACATTCGTGCCGGAGTCGTCGAGGTGATCTCGACCCACCGCTCCAGAGTGATCCGACCGTCCACGACGCCCTGGTACAGCAGATCCATCCGGTGCTCAATCGAGCCGATCCCGTTGGGAATCTTCGAGAAATCACCCATGCCCATGTCCTTCTGCCCCTTCATGCAGAACGGACAATGATCCGTCGAGACCATCTGGATGTCGTTGGTGCGCAACGCACGCCACATCTCGTCCTGGTGGTGTTCGCGCTTGGACCGCAGCGGGGTCGAACAAACCCACTTGGCTCCCTCAAACCCCGGCGCTCCCAGGTTGTCCTCTAAAGACAGGTACAAATACTGCGGGCAGGTCTCCCCGTACACGTTTTGGCCGGCATCACGCGCGGCGGCCAACTGCGCGACGGCCTGTTTCGCCGAGACGTGTACGACGTACAGGGGCGCACCGGTCAGATTGGACAGCATGATCGCGCGGTGCGTGGCTTCCTCCTCCAGCTGCCAGGCCCTGGCGATACCGTGGTAGTACGGATCCGTCTTGCCGGCAGCAAGTAATTGAGCCACCAAAACGTCTATGGCAGGGCCATTCTCGGCATGCATCATGGTCATCAGCCCGGTATCGGCGCCCACCTGCATGGCGCGAAGTATCTGCGCGTCATCACTGTAAAAGACCCCCGGATACGCCATGAACATCTTGTAGCTGGTGATGCCCTCGTCGGCCAATCGCCGCAGCGCCGCCAGCGAGGCATCGTTGACGTCGCCCACAATCTGATGAAAGGAATAGTCCACGGCACACTGGCCTGCCGCCATCTCGTGCCAGGTTTGCAGCGAATCTTCAAGCCGCTCACCGTACTTCTGCACGGCGAAATCGATGATGGTGGTAGTGCCGCCCCAGGCCGCGGCGCGCGTCCCGGTCTCGAAGTCATCCGACGCCGTGGTGCCACCGAAGGGTATCGACATATGAGTGTGGGCATCGATACCACCGGGAATCACGTACTTGCCTGCGGCTTCGACCACGGTGTCGACGGCGCCGGCCAGATCCACACCGAGCAGAGTGCTGCCGGGCAGTAGGACCGCCGCGATCTTCTCGTCGTCAACCAGAACATCTGCGGCACCACGGCCCGTCGCCGTTACCACGGTGCCGCCCCGGATCAGGATCGTTGCCATCGTCGCCCTCCTACGGAGCGACGATCGGGTCGTAGGTGTCCGGTCTGCGGTCCCGATAGAACTGCCAGTCCCCCCGCACCTCACGGACCACGGACAGGTCCAGGTCCCGTATCACGATCTCTTCGGCACTCTGTGAAGCGATCTCACCGACATAGTTGCCGCGCGGGTCGACGAAGTAAGAACTACCGTAGAAGGTCACGGCCTGATCCCCGAATTCGCCGTTCTCGGTTCCTATCCGGTTGTTGGCGCCAACGAAGTATTGATTGGCTGCCGCCGCCGCGGGCTGCTCCAGTTCCCAAAGCCTATTGGAAAGACCAGGTTTGGTGGCCGAAGGATTGAAGACCAGCTCTGCTCCCGCGAGCCCGTAATTACGCCAGCCCTCCGGGAAATGCCGGTCGTAACAGATGTAGACGCCGATCTTTCCGACCGCGGTGTCGAAGACCGGGTACCCGAGATTTCCGGGCCTGAAGTAGAACTTCTCCCAAAACCGATCAAGGTGAGGAATGTGATGCTTACGGTATTTTCCCAGGTAGGTGCCATCGGCGTCGATGACCGCCGCGGTGTTGTAGAGAACTCCCGGACGCTCCTCCTCGTACACCGGTAGCACCATGACCATGTGGTGTTCCTTGGCGAGGGCCGCGAACCGCTCGGTGACCGGACCGGGCACCGACTCGGCGTATTCGTAGTACTTCTTGTCCTGCACGATCCCGAAGTAGGGGCCGTAGAAGAGTTCCTGGAAGCAGATCACCTGGGCGCCACCGGACGCCGCCTCAGCGACAAAACGCTCGTGCTTGGCGAGCATCGATTCCTTGTCGCCAGTCCAAGTCGCTTGCGTCAGTGCGGCTCTGATCATCGATGAGCCGCTCGCGCGAAGAGCATCAGACACCGTCATTGGCAGACTCTATGCGCACCGCGCCCGGCGCGCGCGCCAATCCGCACAACACCGGCACACACGCCCGGCGGTTGGTCGCTTTCGCCGGGCGCGAAGCGCGCGTGGTAGAACACGTTACAGTTCTGCGGCACGCATCCGGGCTATGCCGCCCGCTCACCGAGGGAATGGCCATGCACTGGTACACCGGCAACACCACGTACGACACCGTGCTGACGGCGGCCTTCTGTTTCGCGGCATTCGTGATCATCGGAGGTCTTTTCGCACAGAGTTCGTACGGACGATTCTCGACGACGAAACTCGGCCTCAATCTGAATCCGAAACTCGGTTGGTGGCTGATGGAGATTCCGGCGACCGCAGTGTTTCTCGTCTGCTATCTGACCGGACCCGCTTGTTTCGAGCCCACGTCATTGGTTCTCGCCGGAATATGGCTGCTGCACTACGCCAACCGCGGCTGGTACTTCCCGCTCGCGATCCGTCAGGTACCCGGCAAGCGCAGTACGTTCAACGTCTCGGTGGTGGCCATGGGCATGCTCGTCACGTCGATGCACGGATACCTCAACGGAACCCTCTTCAGCCACGACTTCTTCGGGCAGTACAACCGAGCCTGGCTGCACGACCCACGATTCCTACTCGGCGTGGCTGTCTACCTGTGCGGCTTCACGCTGCTGATCAGTTCGGAGTCGATCGTGCGAAACCTGCGTGACAAGAAGAATCCCGGCGGCGCCGAGTACCGCATCCCGTTCGGCGGTGGCTT contains:
- a CDS encoding alpha/beta hydrolase; this translates as MTATETGIDPIILKILEAVPIQLVSPDGPQASRDAYRAIATARPPWIEVAKVEDRTIPGPAGEIPIRIYSPSADGVHPVFVLIHGGGWVIGDLDTHDAVGRAAAVQADAVVVSVDYRLAPEHPYPAAVEDCWAALQWVHQHAAEFGGDPDRLAVGGDSAGGNLSAVLAQLARDNGIPLAFQVLWYPATTFDVTLPSMIENAEAPVLDVKAVAGLSKWYLGDTNPATAGPTLVPARAESFEGLAPAFIGTAQFDPLRDDGATYAELLSGAGVPVELHNASTLIHGYLGYADIVPAATEERDRSLAALRKALHG
- a CDS encoding NCS1 family nucleobase:cation symporter-1 yields the protein MTTTEGELTPVSAVGRLSNEDLAPTTAGQATWRTWDIFCLWMTSAHSLGSYGFAVGMLALGLTGWQTMLALFTGVLVLWGGSNLIGIAGQRLGVPFPVFARATFGVFGANVPALLRGLVAIFWYGIQTYLASTAVIVLLLRLDPGLRSWTEPTFLGLHALGWAAFLTLWTVQLLILNYGMEIVRKASDVAGPVVWIGMIALAIWMLASVGWSIDFGARVGPPLAPGPTVLAFIGVAFLMVAFMAGPLVNYADFARFAPSRRAILRGNALGIPLNETAFVVISIVISLAALKKYGSAMTDPVELLANIDSDAIVVVAAILFAIATVGINVVLNFVSPSYDISNVAPKYISFRTGGIITAILSVAVLPWKIWGNEAAIVYFLGGVGALMGPVFGILVVDYYLLRRQRTNTADLYSESTEGAYYYTRGFNPAALIALGVSGAAAVAIALVPSAQSLTALSWPAGALLGGVLMYGLSVGSGRASRATPS
- a CDS encoding TIGR03842 family LLM class F420-dependent oxidoreductase produces the protein MDFGVVLQCDPPAARTVQLAKLAEAHGFTHLWTFDSHLLWQEPYVLYSQILHETTRIVVGPMVTNPATRDWTVTASLYATLNDMYGNRTICGIGRGDSAVRVTGGAPTTLTTLRESIHVIRELANSRPVEYHGATMQFPWSRGSELEVWVAAYGPKALALAGEVADGFILQLADIDIARWMIGAVRDAAAAAGRDPAEVRICVAAPMYVGSDWTHMRDQCRWFGGMVGNHVADIVSRYGSNGQVPQSLTDYISGRQGYDYNQHGRAGNTHAEFVSDDIVDRFCVLGTAADHISKLLELKALGVDQFAGYLQHDNKEETLRVYGETIIPALSQHITAKS
- the hydA gene encoding dihydropyrimidinase, producing the protein MATILIRGGTVVTATGRGAADVLVDDEKIAAVLLPGSTLLGVDLAGAVDTVVEAAGKYVIPGGIDAHTHMSIPFGGTTASDDFETGTRAAAWGGTTTIIDFAVQKYGERLEDSLQTWHEMAAGQCAVDYSFHQIVGDVNDASLAALRRLADEGITSYKMFMAYPGVFYSDDAQILRAMQVGADTGLMTMMHAENGPAIDVLVAQLLAAGKTDPYYHGIARAWQLEEEATHRAIMLSNLTGAPLYVVHVSAKQAVAQLAAARDAGQNVYGETCPQYLYLSLEDNLGAPGFEGAKWVCSTPLRSKREHHQDEMWRALRTNDIQMVSTDHCPFCMKGQKDMGMGDFSKIPNGIGSIEHRMDLLYQGVVDGRITLERWVEITSTTPARMFGLYGRKGVIAPGADADIVVYDPRGHTSIGLGKTHHMNMDHSAWEGYEIDGHVDTVLSRGKVIVDGDEYLGSKGDGAFMRRDLCQYLI
- a CDS encoding nitrilase-related carbon-nitrogen hydrolase, yielding MIRAALTQATWTGDKESMLAKHERFVAEAASGGAQVICFQELFYGPYFGIVQDKKYYEYAESVPGPVTERFAALAKEHHMVMVLPVYEEERPGVLYNTAAVIDADGTYLGKYRKHHIPHLDRFWEKFYFRPGNLGYPVFDTAVGKIGVYICYDRHFPEGWRNYGLAGAELVFNPSATKPGLSNRLWELEQPAAAAANQYFVGANNRIGTENGEFGDQAVTFYGSSYFVDPRGNYVGEIASQSAEEIVIRDLDLSVVREVRGDWQFYRDRRPDTYDPIVAP
- a CDS encoding phosphatidylethanolamine N-methyltransferase family domain-containing protein, which produces MHWYTGNTTYDTVLTAAFCFAAFVIIGGLFAQSSYGRFSTTKLGLNLNPKLGWWLMEIPATAVFLVCYLTGPACFEPTSLVLAGIWLLHYANRGWYFPLAIRQVPGKRSTFNVSVVAMGMLVTSMHGYLNGTLFSHDFFGQYNRAWLHDPRFLLGVAVYLCGFTLLISSESIVRNLRDKKNPGGAEYRIPFGGGFRFVTSPAYLGELIAWSGFALLTWALPGVVILLITAGNLIPRALATHRWYREKFVDYPTDRRALIPYLM